Proteins encoded together in one Plasmodium vivax chromosome 6, whole genome shotgun sequence window:
- a CDS encoding hypothetical protein, conserved (encoded by transcript PVX_001790A) has product MDPFLRRKRDAERVVDMGGELPRYASIYENCQRDVCNVYVNIFRRCKGGAAGKGEDTFGEDPRGMEEQVKRMVEERNLNDGAADKSIKKSIDLLAAPCIYEINRSPEYFTSSCCSGRLVIFGQAGEEKEVGEENEAGEEEEEDAFVSYLRRSYHGGGPADPTATGRKASPEREKPKHKKNVKIYYSSHMHQNLREDSKLVKRILTECLTGGETSPHVSETGEEEDSRVVTPQRSPPSGGDHHRGEPIWTDGEELTKMPPKKTKKIFLKFEPFIIHVKCANLVSALRLLKVAQMAGLKQSGLLNFSRYFTVAIRGSMRLEHYVGEATSLGGVTSLGEDSIAKLLSLCNGKMDQNLRQLVGFYRCYRGSTQWGECNQGGGRPPRGTAPKDLAWSGEKEENGSPTMSNTQWGEKKKKGAKGVKEAKGAKEAKGAKEANEAEEAKGVANGVAKGGTKLSRYSIELSDEGHIRSGSSPVGGDSPLQWKLLSSEGDLEKFFVWGHDMFIGEGKIYLFGGFVKGVRSRELKVFDVSRKKLWSYETPLPALSYHCFFRLDSNYACVFGGRRSPESCSSDVWLYDVRRNAWYRKKQKEVYLFYVHGGVTEGNEVLNDMWEGKLTVWEKPTVWEKLPVQGNTPVGVTAVIEWERKNRSGKGNREGAISPPFVKNHTMVYNKRRNVIHIVGGCSSAWVEGAPSSESREEDRMEHLHTYDVKRDYFFNVRCGASGEDGQGAFPLNRFSHATCLWGHNDFVLMGGLNMHRTLNDVWLFRMKESKWYRLGAFPFKSMYVRAKVASEGDYLYVVGGGCTVFTFGSFFDVPVVANCRRVLLERGGEKGGEKREEKEVNEWEGKATNNRMDSRVDEAGEEGQLAKSHFYLERRGERPGRTSRRRASRSRMETPPGKKPPKELLYLIAKHRTYVKEVKTALERMGAFDKSRKIEVYKGGISGKNEEDSFLLPVVEKIEMLKNYEQVRRFFPFEKIQLREEGHIFYVHRSSHGGEEKTSLKSCLANLFNSFANEKVKKYLSESERKLIVRASAKYEVLGGIVVFHQRHLGGVLRLYRAAKRAAKRASKQTGECTGKYAQLRALLRKCTGRKIISSVDALWLDVRDAFNRFGGGHGGEATRRQPKLRVRRVGTFLKIASLARRRTVLGGLATRWESGSPCGGGEEGHYRGGGENVHLLNPPWRSPPPAGRRAVRVDQLAKLKKQLEDLLESKEGRKNNPRGRRIKAIAIYERIEGAKRQNKIHVVLGRNTKTIHVENNVVYKLDLQKCMFCSGNGTEKERMKRLFLNRTNMVASKEIVVDLFCGVGYFTLPILKFVGEGKIKEFYACDINGDSLKLLRDAIRMNKIKATHLHLLRQNSFAVTKNAKLLRRCHRVLLGLLPHSVDAWCNAFHLLDGKVGGTLHIHGVGENVFREQFVCQVSTYSYVSSVNGVGETTVNSLSLPELVRRGFQQTDGMQSGGPPSIGQSSYPPGEEVPGGGGDKLGKKAKGPYRSNNVPASLHFAQFVLLEIFKLALKDYLAHGTHWVVSILHVERVKSYAPRVYHYVVDVRCAPACR; this is encoded by the exons ATGGACCCCTTtctgaggaggaagagagaCGCAGAGAGGGTCGTCGacatggggggggagctcCCCAGGTACGCCTCTATTTATGAGAACTGCCAACGTGACGTGTGCAACGTTTATGTGAACATCTTCAGGAGGTgtaaagggggagcagcagggAAGGGGGAGGACACCTTTGGGGAGGACCCCAGAGGGATGGAAGAGCAGGTCAAACGCATGGTGGAGGAGAGAAACCTGAATGATGGTGCAGCGGACAAGTCCATTAAGAAAAGCATCGACTTGCTGGCCGCTCCCTGCATTTACGAGATAAACAGAAGCCCCGAGTATTTCACCAGCTCGTGCTGTTCGGGGAGGCTGGTCATCTTTGGGCAGGCGGGTGAAGAGAAAGAAGTGGGTGAAGAGAACGAagcgggggaggaggaagaggaagacgcgTTCGTTTCGTACCTAAGGAGGAGTTACCACGGGGGTGGCCCAGCTGACCCCACCGCGACGGGAAGAAAGGCATCCCCCGAGAGGGAGAAGccaaaacacaaaaaaaatgtgaagataTATTACTCCAGCCATATGCACCAAAATTTGAGAGAAGACTCCAAATTGGTGAAGCGCATTTTAACGGAGTGCCTAACTGGTGGGGAAACTTCACCCCATGTTAGTGAGacaggggaggaggaggactccCGAGTGGTTACTCCACAGAGGAGCCCGCCAAGTGGAGGTGACCACCACAGGGGAGAGCCAATCTGGACGGATGGGGAAGAGCTCACCAAAATGCCCCCAAAGAAGAcgaaaaagatttttttaaaatttgaacCGTTTATCATTCACGTTAAGTGTGCCAACCTGGTGAGTGCGTTGAGGCTGCTGAAGGTGGCACAGATGGCTGGGCTGAAGCAGAGTGGCCTGCTGAACTTTAGCCGCTACTTTACTGTGGCGATTAGGGGGTCCATGCGTCTGGAGCATTACGTGGGGGAGGCTACTTCTCTGGGGGGGGTTACTTCCCTGGGGGAGGACTCCATCGCGAAGCTGCTTAGCCTGTGCAATGGGAAGATGGACCAGAATTTGAGGCAGCTCGTGGGGTTTTACCGCTGCTACAGGGGGAGCACGCAGTGGGGGGAGTGCAACCAAGGGGGAGGACGTCCCCCCCGGGGAACCGCCCCAAAGGACCTTGCCTGGTCaggcgaaaaagaagaaaacgggAGCCCCACAATGTCAAACACgcagtggggggaaaagaagaaaaaaggagcgaaaggagtgaaagaagcgaaaggagcgaaagaagcgaaaggagcgaaagaagcaaacgaagcagaagaagcaaaaggagTGGCAAACGGAGTGGCTAAGGGAGGAACCAAACTGAGCAGGTACAGCATAGAACTGTCCGACGAGGGACACATCAGGAGTGGCTCCTCCCCAGTGGGAGGGGACTCCCCATTGCAGTGGAAGCTCCTTTCCAGTGAGGGGGATTTGGAGAAGTTCTTCGTTTGGGGGCATGATATGTTCATaggggaggggaagattTACCTGTTTGGCGGGTTTGTTAAGGGGGTGAGGAGTAGGGAGTTGAAAGTGTTTGACGTTTCGAGGAAGAAGCTTTGGAGCTACGAGACGCCGCTGCCAGCACTGTCCTACCATTGCTTCTTCCGGTTGGACAGCAACTACGCGTGTGTGTTTGGTGGGAGGAGGAGTCCTGAGAGTTGCTCGAGCGACGTTTGGCTGTACGACGTGCGGAGGAATGCGTG GTACCGcaagaagcagaaggaggTGTACCTCTTCTACGTGCACGGCGGCGTTACGGAGGGGAATGAAGTGCTGAATGACATGTGGGAGGGGAAGCTCACCGTTTGGGAGAAGCCGACCGTTTGGGAGAAACTACCCGTTCAGGGGAACACACCCGTGGGGGTAACTGCCGTCATCGAATGGGAGAGGAAGAACCGCTCAGGGAAGGGCAATCGAGAGGGGGCgatctcccccccctttgtgaaGAACCACACCATGGTGTATAATAAAAGGAGGAACGTCATCCACATCGTCGGGGGGTGTTCCTCTGCCTGGGTGGAGGGTGCACCCTCGAGTGAGTCCAGAGAAGAAGACCGTATGGAGCACTTACACACGTATGACGTGAAGAGGGACTACTTCTTTAACGTTCGCTGTGGAGCCAGCGGGGAGGATGGCCAGGGGGCCTTCCCATTGAACCGCTTCTCTCACGCGACATGCTTGTGGGGGCACAACGATTTTGTCCTTATGGGAGGCCTCAACATGCATCGAACGCTGAACGATGTGTGGCTCTTTCGGATGAAGGAGAGCAAGTGGTATCGGCTGGGTGCGTTCCCCTTCAAGAGTATGTACGTGAGGGCGAAGGTTGCCAGTGAGGGGGACTACCTGTATGTGGTCGGCGGCGGGTGCACCGTCTTCACCTTCGGGAGTTTCTTCGACGTGCCCGTTGTGGCGAATTGTAGAAGGGTTTTGCTcgagcgggggggagagaaggggggagagaagcgggaagaaaaggaggtgAACGAATGGGAAGGTAAAGCGACGAACAACCGCATGGACAGCCGCGTAGACGAAGCGGGAGAGGAGGGCCAGTTGGCCAaatcccatttttacctcgAACGGAGGGGAGAGAGACCTGGGAGGACGTCGCGCCGGAGGGCCAGTCGCAGCCGAATGGAGACCCCCCCAGGGAAGAAGCCACCGAAGGAGCTGCTCTACCTAATTGCCAAGCACCGAACCTACGTGAAGGAGGTGAAAACAGCGCTGGAGAGGATGGGGGCATTCGATAAGAGTCGCAAAATTGAGGTGTACAAGGGAGGCATAAgtggcaaaaatgaggaggactCCTTTCTCCTCCCAgttgtggaaaaaatagaaatgttaaaaaattatgaacaggtcaggcgattttttccatttgagAAGATACAGCTTAGAGAGGAAGGACACATTTTCTACGTACATAGGAGttcccatgggggggaggaaaaaacgagTTTGAAGAGTTGCCTGGCGAATCTGTTCAACAGCTTTGCTAAtgagaaggtgaagaagtacCTGAGCGAGTCCGAGAGGAAGCTCATCGTGAGGGCCAGCGCCAAATACGAGGTTTTGGGGGGCATCGTGGTTTTCCACCAGAGGCATttggggggggttctccGGCTCTACCGGGCGGCGAAAAGAGCGGCGAAGCGAGCGTCgaagcaaacgggggagTGTACGGGGAAGTACGCCCAGCTGAGGGCCCTGCTGAGGAAGTGCACCGGTAGGAAGATCATCTCATCGGTGGACGCACTTTGGCTGGACGTGAGGGACGCGTTCAACCGGTTCGGGGGTGGCCACGGAGGGGAGGCGACCAGGAGGCAACCGAAGCTGCGCGTGAGGCGCGTTGGGACGTTTCTTAAAATTGCGAGTCTGGCGAGGAGGCGCACTGTGCTGGGCGGCTTGGCGACTCGCTGGGAGAGCGGATCGCCCtgcggtgggggggaagaaggtcATTATCGtggtgggggagaaaatgtGCACCTTTTGAACCCCCCCTGGCGGTCCCCCCCACCCGCTGGACGGCGCGCAGTGAGGGTGGATCAACTAGCCAAACTGAAGAAGCAGCTGGAAGACCTACTCGAAAGCAAAGAGGGGCGAAAGAACAACCCACGAGGGAGAAGAATCAAAGCGATAGCCATTTACGAAAGGATAGAAGGAGCGAagagacaaaataaaatccaCGTAGTGCTCGGAAGGAACACCAAAACGATACACGTAGAAAATAATGTCGTGTATAAGCTAGACTTGCAGAAGTGCATGTTCTGCTCAGGCAATGGGACAGAGAAGGAGAGGATGAAGAGGCTATTTCTCAACCGAACTAACATGGTGGCGAGCAAGGAAATCGTGGTGGATTTGTTCTGTGGCGTTGGCTATTTCACTTTGCCTATCCTAAAGTTTGTAGgtgaggggaaaataaaggaGTTCTACGCATGTGACATCAATGGGGATTCTTTGAAGCTACTTAGGGATGCTATACGgatgaataaaattaaggCCACCCATTTGCACCTTCTAAGGCAGAACTCCTTTGCCGTGACGAAGAATGCGAAGCTCCTTCGGAGGTGTCATCGTGTTCTCCTCGGCTTGTTGCCACACAGTGTAGACGCCTGGTGCAATGCCTTTCACCTTCTGGACGGTAAGGTGGGCGGGACCCTACACATACACGGCGTTGGGGAAAACGTCTTCCGAGAGCAGTTCGTCTGTCAAGTAAGCACCTACAGCTACGTGAGCAGCGTCAACGGGGTTGGTGAGACTACCGTAAATAGTTTGTCCCTTCCTGAGTTGGTTCGACGGGGGTTCCAACAGACGGACGGCATGCAGAGTGGAGGACCCCCCTCCATTGGGCAGTCATCCTATCCCCCTGGTGAGGAGGTTCCCGGGGGGGGTGGCGACAAATTGGGGAAGAAGGCGAAGGGCCCCTACAGAAGCAACAACGTCCCCGCGAGTCTCCACTTTGCTCAATTCGTCCTGctggaaatttttaaactcgCCCTGAAGGACTACCTGGCGCACGGGACCCACTGGGTCGTCTCGATCCTGCACGTGGAGCGCGTGAAGTCCTACGCGCCGCGCGTGTACCACTACGTCGTGGATGTGCGCTGCGCCCCTGCATGCCGTTGA